The nucleotide sequence CGACCACCAGCCAGTGTAATGTTGCCATTTCCGGTCGCGTTCCGGCGAAGACCGTAACGGCCATTTCGCTGGTGGTGTACCGGAATCAGCAGCGTCAGCAGTACGCCCGCACGAGTCCTGATTCCCTGACCGGCTCGTTTGCGTTCAGTCCCCTTATTAAGGCCGAACTGGCTGAATATAGCTTTCGGTTGTTTGCCCATTCGTCGGCGGGGGATTCGGTACAGGTGGCCGGGCGCGACAGCATCGTTTGTGGCGACGTGTACCTGATCATGGGCCAGTCGAACGCCATTGGCCGATTCGATACCAACGCCTACCGGAACGAGTTCTGCCGGACGTTCGGGGTCAATCAGGGCGACAAACCCTATAATCCCGCCGACACGGCCTGGTGCCTGACTAATACCAGCGAGGGGATCAATAGCCTGTGGGGTGTTGAGTTGCAGCGGCTGATCTGCCAGCAGCAGGGAATTCCAACGGCGGTTATCAATGGGGCTGCGGGCTCAACGAGCCTGTATAACCACACAACCCGCGACGCTGGGCAGCCCGATAACCTCAATACGCTCTACGGTCGGCTGCTCTACCGGGTACGGAGAGCGGGCGTCGCCAATCAGGTGCAGACAATGATCTGGCGGCAGGGCGAAGCCGAGGCCGCCGGTAACCCGGACGATTATGCGCGTCTGTATCCGCAGTTGTATAGCTACTGGAAACAGGACTATCCCAACCTGAAGCGGGTCTATCATACGCAGATTAACCTGCTGACCGATGCATCGGTGCGGGCGGGGGCGCTGCGCGATTATCAACGGCGTTCCAATGAGCTGTTTCCGGATAACGTGTCTATCGCAACGGTGGGCTTGCCTGCCTATCAGGGCCTTCATTACGGCGAGGCTGGTTACCGGCAGTTTGGGGCCGAGCTCTATCGGCTCGTCGCCCGGGATTTTTACGGTTCTACGGACACCAGCAACATTCAGTCGCCGAACGTCCGGCGTATTTTTTACAGCACGCCCGATCAGAGCGAGATTACGCTTGAGTTTGAGCCGGGGCAGGTCATGCACTGGCCGATGGACACCATCCTGCTAAGTCCCGCTAATGGCGGTCTTTTTACGCAGTCGCTTAACAACTACATCTATACCGATTACCCGAATGGTGAAACTGGCCTGCTGAAATCCGTAACGGAGCAGGGTAACCGGCTGATTCTTAAACTGAATAAATCGGTCAATGCGCGGCATCTGACATACCTGCCATCGTCGTACCGCGATTCGCCGGTGGGTTTTTACACCGGACCGGTGATTCAGAATCAGAGGGGAATGCGGGCGCTGACGTTCCATCAGGTCTCCATTGCCGCCCCCCTGCCCGTAGCCGCCGATCTGCGGGCTATTCCGATTGATACCAGCGCCATTCAACTAGCCTGGAGCGAGACGACTCCTGACGTTGAACAGTGGCTGATTGAGCGGGCCGACTCAAGCGGGATATTCAAACTGCTGGCTCGTGTACCCGGCTCTGCGAAGCAGTACGAGGACCTTCGGCGTTCGGGACAGAAAGACTCCCTGCAACTTGGAGCTGTGTACCGCTACCGGGTTCGGTCGGTAGGTCGGCAGGCCGAAGCCGCTTATTCGCCCGTGGTGTCGGCATCGCTGCAACTGGTGCTGGCCGTGGAGGAACCCCGGCCGCTGGTGTCGGATACCATCTTCGGCCCTGCTACGCTGGTGTACCCGAATCCCGCCAGCGACCAGGTCTGGGTGCGGCTGCCGCTGGACTGGTATGGCGACGCGGTTGCGCTTACCTTAACCAGCGAGGCCGGATTGGTAGTTCTTCACCGGACGGAACGGATCAGCGCGGGCGCAACATCAGTCAGATTTTCGGTGGCTGACTTGCCCACCGGCGTTTATATACTGACCATGCAGCACCGCTTGGGTGGGGTGCGCTGCCGACTGGTGGTGAGTCGCTGATGAGCCGACTACGGCACAGTTTAGGCGAGTGAATCGAAAAAATGCCCTAACTTTGCATTTTAGAGACCAATCCATGGCCACAGAACAAATTCTGATTCTGGATTTCGGTTCACAGTACACCCAGCTCATTGCCCGTCGGGTGCGCGAACTGAACGTCTATTGCGAAATCCATCCTTACAATCACCTGCCTCCTATCTCTGCCGACGTTAAAGGCATTATCCTGTCCGGCAGTCCGTCGTCGGTTCGCGACGCCGATGCGCCGGAAGTGCATCTGGCCGCGTTCCGGCATAAAATGCCCGTTCTGGGCGTGTGTTACGGCGCACAGCTGCTGGCGCATACCAGCGGGGGCGAAGTGCAGGCATCGGCTATCCGGGAGTATGGCCGGGCTAAACTAGGTACTGTTGAGACAGAGAGTCCGCTGATGCACGGCATTGACCCGCATTCGCAGGTCTGGATGTCGCACGCCGACACCATCACGAGCGTTCCGGAAAATTTCAAGGTCATTGCATCGACCGATACGGTGAAAGTAGCCGCTTTTCAGGTGGATGGCGAGCCGACCTATGGCATTCAGTTCCACCCCGAAGTAACGCACTCGATTCAGGGCAAAACCCTTCTGAAAAACTTCGTAGTCGACATCTGCGGCTGTTCGCAGGACTGGACCGCCGAGTCGTTCGTGGAAACGACCGTGGCGCAGCTGAAGCAGAAACTCGGCGATGATAAGGTGGTCCTGGGGCTATCGGGCGGGGTCGATTCATCGGTGGCGGCCATGCTTATTCACCAGG is from Spirosoma taeanense and encodes:
- a CDS encoding sialate O-acetylesterase → MRLFVFTLVFAGMAAVPGWGQAVVTLREWPARLQLYQRNPTTSQCNVAISGRVPAKTVTAISLVVYRNQQRQQYARTSPDSLTGSFAFSPLIKAELAEYSFRLFAHSSAGDSVQVAGRDSIVCGDVYLIMGQSNAIGRFDTNAYRNEFCRTFGVNQGDKPYNPADTAWCLTNTSEGINSLWGVELQRLICQQQGIPTAVINGAAGSTSLYNHTTRDAGQPDNLNTLYGRLLYRVRRAGVANQVQTMIWRQGEAEAAGNPDDYARLYPQLYSYWKQDYPNLKRVYHTQINLLTDASVRAGALRDYQRRSNELFPDNVSIATVGLPAYQGLHYGEAGYRQFGAELYRLVARDFYGSTDTSNIQSPNVRRIFYSTPDQSEITLEFEPGQVMHWPMDTILLSPANGGLFTQSLNNYIYTDYPNGETGLLKSVTEQGNRLILKLNKSVNARHLTYLPSSYRDSPVGFYTGPVIQNQRGMRALTFHQVSIAAPLPVAADLRAIPIDTSAIQLAWSETTPDVEQWLIERADSSGIFKLLARVPGSAKQYEDLRRSGQKDSLQLGAVYRYRVRSVGRQAEAAYSPVVSASLQLVLAVEEPRPLVSDTIFGPATLVYPNPASDQVWVRLPLDWYGDAVALTLTSEAGLVVLHRTERISAGATSVRFSVADLPTGVYILTMQHRLGGVRCRLVVSR